The Pan troglodytes isolate AG18354 chromosome 1, NHGRI_mPanTro3-v2.0_pri, whole genome shotgun sequence genome includes a region encoding these proteins:
- the ADAMTS4 gene encoding A disintegrin and metalloproteinase with thrombospondin motifs 4 isoform X2, translating into MSQTGSHPGRGLAGRWLWGAQPCLLLPIVPLSWLVWLLLLLLASLLPSARLASPLPREEEIVFPEKLNGSVLPGSGAPARLLCRLQAFGETLLLELEQDSGVQVEGLTVQYLGQAPELLGGAEPGTYLTGTINGDPESVASLHWDGGALLGVLQYRGAELHLQPLEGGTPNSAGGPGAHILRRKSPASGQGPMCNVKAPLGSPSPRPRRAKRFASLSRFVETLVVADDKMAAFHGAGLKRYLLTVMAAAAKAFKHPSIRNPVSLVVTRLVILGSGEEGPQVGPSAAQTLRSFCAWQRGLNTPEDSDPDHFDTAILFTRQDLCGVSTCDTLGMADVGTVCDPARSCAIVEDDGLQSAFTAAHELGHVFNMLHDNSKPCISLNGPLSTSRHVMAPVMAHVDPEEPWSPCSARFITDFLDNGYGHCLLDKPEAPLHLPVTFPGKDYDADRQCQLTFGPDSRHCPQLPPPCAALWCSGHLNGHAMCQTKHSPWADGTPCGPAQACMGGRCLHMDQLQDFNIPQAGGWGPWGPWGDCSRTCGGGVQFSSRDCTRPVPRNGGKYCEGRRTRFRSCNTEDCPTGSALTFREEQCAAYNHRTDLFKSFPGPMDWVPRYTGVAPQDQCKLTCQARALGYYYVLEPRVVDGTPCSPDSSSVCVQGRCIHAGCDRIIGSKKKFDKCMVCGGDGSGCSKQSGSFRKFRCGTAWGSQLALQRGHCSLRDTVRPRATGPAFDTASPSGWQPPGRTPPIQLLRAPADPFNATPHSPGLAAPKSTDSGDPSAAPLGGQEITSLSRLPFLGTGASDLAGRKRELLLLPHAKTQWGGAVGVRPAPPLCPNAQAGPALVSCPGRQ; encoded by the exons ATGTCCCAGACAGGCTCGCATCCCGGGAGGGGCTTGGCAGGGCGCTGGCTGTGGGGAGCCCAACCCTGCCTCCTGCTCCCCATTGTGCCGCTCTCCTGGCTGGTGTGGCTGCTTCTGCTACTGCTGGcctctctcctgccctcagcccgGCTGGCCAGCCCCCTCCCCCGGGAGGAGGAGATCGTGTTTCCAGAGAAGCTCAACGGCAGCGTCCTGCCTGGCTCGGGCGCCCCTGCCAGGCTGTTGTGCCGCTTGCAGGCCTTTGGGGAGACGCTGCTACTAGAGCTGGAGCAGGACTCCGGTGTGCAGGTCGAGGGGCTGACAGTGCAGTACCTGGGCCAGGCGCCTGAGCTGCTGGGTGGAGCAGAGCCTGGCACCTACCTGACTGGCACCATCAATGGAGATCCGGAGTCGGTGGCATCTCTGCACTGGGATGGGGGAGCCCTCTTAGGCGTGTTACAATATCGGGGGGCTGAACTCCACCTCCAGCCCCTGGAGGGAGGCACCCCTAACTCCGCTGGGGGACCTGGGGCTCACATCCTACGCCGGAAGAGTCCTGCCAGCGGTCAAGGTCCCATGTGCAACGTCAAGGCTCCTCTTGGAAGCCCCAGCCCCAGACCCCGAAGAGCCAAG CGCTTTGCTTCACTGAGTAGATTTGTGGAGACACTGGTGGTGGCAGATGACAAGATGGCCGCATTCCACGGTGCGGGGCTAAAGCGCTACCTGCTAACAGTGATGGCAGCAGCAGCCAAGGCCTTCAAGCACCCAAGCATCCGCAATCCTGTCAGCTTGGTGGTGACTCGGCTAGTGATCCTGGGGTCAGGCGAGGAGGGGCCCCAAGTGGGGCCCAGTGCTGCCCAGACCCTGCGCAGCTTCTGTGCCTGGCAGCGGGGCCTCAACACCCCTGAGGACTCGGACCCTGACCACTTTGACACAGCCATTCTGTTTACCCGTCAG GACCTGTGTGGAGTCTCCACTTGCGACACGCTGGGTATGGCTGATGTGGGCACCGTCTGTGACCCGGCTCGGAGCTGTGCCATTGTGGAGGATGATGGGCTCCAGTCAGCCTTCACTGCTGCTCATGAACTGG GTCATGTCTTCAACATGCTCCATGACAACTCCAAGCCATGCATCAGTTTGAATGGGCCTTTGAGCACCTCTCGCCATGTCATGGCCCCTGTGATGGCTCATGTGGATCCTGAGGAGCCCTGGTCCCCCTGCAGTGCCCGCTTCATCACTGACTTCCTGGACAATGGCTATG GGCACTGTCTCTTAGACAAACCAGAGGCTCCATTGCATCTGCCTGTGACTTTCCCTGGCAAGGACTATGATGCTGACCGCCAGTGCCAGCTGACCTTCGGGCCCGACTCACGCCATTGTCCACAGCTGCCGCCGCCCTGTGCTGCCCTCTGGTGCTCTGGCCACCTCAATGGCCATGCCATGTGCCAGACCAAACACTCGCCCTGGGCCGATGGCACACCCTGCGGGCCCGCACAGGCCTGCATGGGTGGTCGCTGCCTCCACATGGACCAGCTCCAGGACTTCAAT attccacaggctGGTGGCTGGGGTCCTTGGGGACCATGGGGTGACTGCTCTCGGACCTGTGGGGGTGGTGTCCAGTTCTCCTCCCGAGACTGCACGAGGCCTGTCCCCCGGAATGGTGGCAAGTACTGTGAGGGCCGCCGTACCCGCTTCCGCTCCTGCAACACTGAGGACTGCCCAACTGGCTCAG CCCTGACCTTCCGCGAGGAGCAGTGTGCTGCCTACAACCACCGCACCGACCTCTTCAAGAGCTTCCCAGGGCCCATGGACTGGGTTCCTCGCTACACAGGCGTGGCCCCCCAGGACCAGTGCAAACTCACCTGCCAGGCCCGGGCACTGGGCTACTACTATGTGCTGGAGCCACGG gTGGTAGATGGGACCCCCTGTTCCCCGGACAGCTCCTCGGTCTGTGTCCAGGGCCGATGCATCCATGCTGGCTGTGATCGCATCATTGGCTCCAAGAAGAAGTTTGACAAGTGCATGGTGTGCGGAGGGGACGGTTCTGGTTGCAGCAAGCAGTCAGGCTCCTTCAGGAAATTCAG ATGTGGTACTGCCTGGGGCAGTCAGCTTGCGCTACAGCGGGGCCACTGCAGCCTCAGAGACACTGTCAGGCCACGGGCCACTGGCCCAGCCTTTGACACTGCAAGTCCTAGTGGCTGGCAACCCCCAGGACGCACGCCTCCGATACAGCTTCTTCGTGCCCCGGCCGACCCCTTCAACGCCACGCCCCACTCCCCAGGACTGGCTGCACCGAAGAGCACAGATTCTGGAGATCCTTCGGCGGCGCCCCTGGGCGGGCAGGAAATAACCTCACTATCCCGGCTGCCCTTTCTGGGCACCGGGGCCTCGGACTTAgctgggagaaagagagagcttCTGTTGCTGCCTCATGCTAAGACTCAGTGGGGAGGGGCTGTGGGCGTGAGACCTGCCCCTCCTCTCTGCCCTAATGCGCAGGCTGGCCCTGCCCTGGTTTCCTGCCCTGGGAGGCAGTGA
- the ADAMTS4 gene encoding A disintegrin and metalloproteinase with thrombospondin motifs 4 isoform X1 → MSQTGSHPGRGLAGRWLWGAQPCLLLPIVPLSWLVWLLLLLLASLLPSARLASPLPREEEIVFPEKLNGSVLPGSGAPARLLCRLQAFGETLLLELEQDSGVQVEGLTVQYLGQAPELLGGAEPGTYLTGTINGDPESVASLHWDGGALLGVLQYRGAELHLQPLEGGTPNSAGGPGAHILRRKSPASGQGPMCNVKAPLGSPSPRPRRAKRFASLSRFVETLVVADDKMAAFHGAGLKRYLLTVMAAAAKAFKHPSIRNPVSLVVTRLVILGSGEEGPQVGPSAAQTLRSFCAWQRGLNTPEDSDPDHFDTAILFTRQDLCGVSTCDTLGMADVGTVCDPARSCAIVEDDGLQSAFTAAHELGHVFNMLHDNSKPCISLNGPLSTSRHVMAPVMAHVDPEEPWSPCSARFITDFLDNGYGHCLLDKPEAPLHLPVTFPGKDYDADRQCQLTFGPDSRHCPQLPPPCAALWCSGHLNGHAMCQTKHSPWADGTPCGPAQACMGGRCLHMDQLQDFNIPQAGGWGPWGPWGDCSRTCGGGVQFSSRDCTRPVPRNGGKYCEGRRTRFRSCNTEDCPTGSALTFREEQCAAYNHRTDLFKSFPGPMDWVPRYTGVAPQDQCKLTCQARALGYYYVLEPRVVDGTPCSPDSSSVCVQGRCIHAGCDRIIGSKKKFDKCMVCGGDGSGCSKQSGSFRKFRYGYNDVVTIPAGATHILVRQQGNPGHRSIYLALKLPDGSYALNGEYTLMPSPTDVVLPGAVSLRYSGATAASETLSGHGPLAQPLTLQVLVAGNPQDARLRYSFFVPRPTPSTPRPTPQDWLHRRAQILEILRRRPWAGRK, encoded by the exons ATGTCCCAGACAGGCTCGCATCCCGGGAGGGGCTTGGCAGGGCGCTGGCTGTGGGGAGCCCAACCCTGCCTCCTGCTCCCCATTGTGCCGCTCTCCTGGCTGGTGTGGCTGCTTCTGCTACTGCTGGcctctctcctgccctcagcccgGCTGGCCAGCCCCCTCCCCCGGGAGGAGGAGATCGTGTTTCCAGAGAAGCTCAACGGCAGCGTCCTGCCTGGCTCGGGCGCCCCTGCCAGGCTGTTGTGCCGCTTGCAGGCCTTTGGGGAGACGCTGCTACTAGAGCTGGAGCAGGACTCCGGTGTGCAGGTCGAGGGGCTGACAGTGCAGTACCTGGGCCAGGCGCCTGAGCTGCTGGGTGGAGCAGAGCCTGGCACCTACCTGACTGGCACCATCAATGGAGATCCGGAGTCGGTGGCATCTCTGCACTGGGATGGGGGAGCCCTCTTAGGCGTGTTACAATATCGGGGGGCTGAACTCCACCTCCAGCCCCTGGAGGGAGGCACCCCTAACTCCGCTGGGGGACCTGGGGCTCACATCCTACGCCGGAAGAGTCCTGCCAGCGGTCAAGGTCCCATGTGCAACGTCAAGGCTCCTCTTGGAAGCCCCAGCCCCAGACCCCGAAGAGCCAAG CGCTTTGCTTCACTGAGTAGATTTGTGGAGACACTGGTGGTGGCAGATGACAAGATGGCCGCATTCCACGGTGCGGGGCTAAAGCGCTACCTGCTAACAGTGATGGCAGCAGCAGCCAAGGCCTTCAAGCACCCAAGCATCCGCAATCCTGTCAGCTTGGTGGTGACTCGGCTAGTGATCCTGGGGTCAGGCGAGGAGGGGCCCCAAGTGGGGCCCAGTGCTGCCCAGACCCTGCGCAGCTTCTGTGCCTGGCAGCGGGGCCTCAACACCCCTGAGGACTCGGACCCTGACCACTTTGACACAGCCATTCTGTTTACCCGTCAG GACCTGTGTGGAGTCTCCACTTGCGACACGCTGGGTATGGCTGATGTGGGCACCGTCTGTGACCCGGCTCGGAGCTGTGCCATTGTGGAGGATGATGGGCTCCAGTCAGCCTTCACTGCTGCTCATGAACTGG GTCATGTCTTCAACATGCTCCATGACAACTCCAAGCCATGCATCAGTTTGAATGGGCCTTTGAGCACCTCTCGCCATGTCATGGCCCCTGTGATGGCTCATGTGGATCCTGAGGAGCCCTGGTCCCCCTGCAGTGCCCGCTTCATCACTGACTTCCTGGACAATGGCTATG GGCACTGTCTCTTAGACAAACCAGAGGCTCCATTGCATCTGCCTGTGACTTTCCCTGGCAAGGACTATGATGCTGACCGCCAGTGCCAGCTGACCTTCGGGCCCGACTCACGCCATTGTCCACAGCTGCCGCCGCCCTGTGCTGCCCTCTGGTGCTCTGGCCACCTCAATGGCCATGCCATGTGCCAGACCAAACACTCGCCCTGGGCCGATGGCACACCCTGCGGGCCCGCACAGGCCTGCATGGGTGGTCGCTGCCTCCACATGGACCAGCTCCAGGACTTCAAT attccacaggctGGTGGCTGGGGTCCTTGGGGACCATGGGGTGACTGCTCTCGGACCTGTGGGGGTGGTGTCCAGTTCTCCTCCCGAGACTGCACGAGGCCTGTCCCCCGGAATGGTGGCAAGTACTGTGAGGGCCGCCGTACCCGCTTCCGCTCCTGCAACACTGAGGACTGCCCAACTGGCTCAG CCCTGACCTTCCGCGAGGAGCAGTGTGCTGCCTACAACCACCGCACCGACCTCTTCAAGAGCTTCCCAGGGCCCATGGACTGGGTTCCTCGCTACACAGGCGTGGCCCCCCAGGACCAGTGCAAACTCACCTGCCAGGCCCGGGCACTGGGCTACTACTATGTGCTGGAGCCACGG gTGGTAGATGGGACCCCCTGTTCCCCGGACAGCTCCTCGGTCTGTGTCCAGGGCCGATGCATCCATGCTGGCTGTGATCGCATCATTGGCTCCAAGAAGAAGTTTGACAAGTGCATGGTGTGCGGAGGGGACGGTTCTGGTTGCAGCAAGCAGTCAGGCTCCTTCAGGAAATTCAG GTACGGATACAACGATGTGGTCACTATCCCCGCGGGGGCCACCCACATTCTTGTGCGGCAGCAGGGAAACCCTGGCCACCGCAGCATCTACTTGGCCCTGAAGCTGCCAGATGGCTCCTATGCCCTCAATGGTGAATACACGCTGATGCCCTCCCCCACAGATGTGGTACTGCCTGGGGCAGTCAGCTTGCGCTACAGCGGGGCCACTGCAGCCTCAGAGACACTGTCAGGCCACGGGCCACTGGCCCAGCCTTTGACACTGCAAGTCCTAGTGGCTGGCAACCCCCAGGACGCACGCCTCCGATACAGCTTCTTCGTGCCCCGGCCGACCCCTTCAACGCCACGCCCCACTCCCCAGGACTGGCTGCACCGAAGAGCACAGATTCTGGAGATCCTTCGGCGGCGCCCCTGGGCGGGCAGGAAATAA